TCTTGTCGGATATCATTAACCTCCTCTAGAATCGATCCTAGCACTTCTTCACGAATGTTACGATTCGAATTGTTATTTATCTTCATGACCTTATTCTCCAACTTTTCACTTTTCTCATCCAACATTATCACTTTATCGGCCACTGCGCTAAACACTTCAAGAGCTTCTTGGTGCTCGTTCATGCCTTCTTCAAGCCAggtcacccgcgcttccatggAAGCACCTCCCTCGACAAACTTATCCCTCTTGGATCCTTTGTCATTATGTTGGCCGGTCGAAACCTTAAAAACATTCCTCCTATAGTAGTTGTTAATACGAATAAGAGAAACTCTGTTATAGCCATTTATGTACATTCAATGTACTCTACGGATAGTGACGATAGCACCTGAATTCATCTCTTGCAGCTTGAATGCGGAAGCACAACCTTgttttgataccacttgtcacgaGCTAAAATTCGACCCGTGTGTCACTAAGCTAGATCAACTCAAATTCTAACTAGTAAGTCTTTTagacaatgcaagaagagcacttagagagagaaacagtttgagaataaaaattgtattatattaaatacttGATAATTACAATGTAATATCTTttaggtatttataggacttatgACGTACTAAATTAGGAATTATTTTTGAAGTACaaattaattacactaatttagaatattctttccttaactaaaatattccttcttaaattagaatattcctttttataccttattttatcattttcattaataagctaaaactatatttttaatacaaaccatataatttatcattttgtgttaaatataaaatatagataaataataaaaaaaattaattaattttaaaatattttttagtataaaatatattagttacccatcaaatataaattgtaaaccaataataaaaaataataatttatttttatttaaatatatctcaAATTAAGATTTAGTTAATAtagttaagttatttttttattcttaaaattaattaactattgaatttatttttatttaaatatatctcaaattaagttttaaatagatggttatatatatatatatatatatatatatatatatatatatatatatataaaagaaagaataCTTATTAggttaatataattaagttaattttttattcttaaaattgaataattattgaatttttaatattttatttattagttaaagatagaaatgaaaaaggaataaaattttatagaattttaaaaatatatagaatttatataattataaaaaatgatataaaatgatatataaattctattaatgaacctttattattctaatataattaaattaaatttttatttttaaaatttattaaattgttaatattgattaatcatttcatttattacttatagaaagaaataaaagaacgattataaaaaaatttatctgTTTTCTTGTTCAAACCACTCATACTAgtacttatttattttcacGCTAAGATCCAAATAAAccacatatattattattatatatatatattagttagttaaaaatttaacttatatcgTAGGTTAAGAATATTAcgtttcatcaaatttggtgttaaatttaaaatataaagttttattaacttaattagttaaaggttgtacttattttttatgttcTAACTTTTAAACATAgatatagtattttaatttataattttaatcattttaaatttatgggctgTTCAACCCTGACTAAAGTAtaaatttactctcatatatatatatattcaaattaaccatagtttaaataatattatatatatatatataatataatataattattgattagagaatatatatatatatatatatatatatatatatatcttaaataatattatatatatatatataatatataatataattattgattagagaatatatatatataaaatatttagagaaaaaagtataaaaaaattataaattaattagtatagaAAATTTACTTCTTATATTAAGTGGTTTATATGAAAAGcgtttaaagtttttcaaaattaatatacaactatataatcaataaattattatatatatatttttaaattattaataagttgtATAGATATTTTACCTTATTTTAAGTTCCATTATATGAAAAGAGcgtaaattaattgataaaaaaatctattattattatatatatatatttatatatattatattatgagagaaaaaatataaaaataaattataaattaactagGAGAGGAGAGGAGTGGTTTTATGGAAAGTTTGtagagttttttaaattaatatatagaattatataattaataaataattatatatttttaaaattattattatataccttatgtttaaaatgaattttaaataaatataaaactaattattataatatatatatatatgtgatttaatataataggatgaaaagagaaaatataattattgatgaaagttaatatatatttatattataatagagaaaatattaaaaaaattatatacatataatataattaatatatatttatattatgagagagaaaatattaaaagaattatatatatatatataatataattattgattatatatctatattaagagagaaaaaaatatttataaaattataaattaattagtacaGAAGATTTACCTCTTATATTAAGTGGTTTTATATGAAAAACGCGCGTATAAAGTTTTTAGAATTAATATACAACtatataatcaataaataattatatatattttttaaaattaaaataaaataaaatacttattgatgagagttaaaatatataaaaatttataaattatatagatattttaCCTTATTTTAAGTTCCTTTATATGAAAGCTagtaaattaattgataaatttattattattattattattattattatattatgataaaaaaatataaaaataaattataaattaattaggagaGAAGTGGTTTTATGAAAGCTTGtagagttttttaaattaatatatacatgtatataattaataaattattatatatttttaaaattattgttatataccttatgtttaaaatgaattttatataaatataaaaataataattaaaatatatatatatatatatatatatatatatatatatatatatatatatatatatatatatatatatatatgtgtgtgtgtgatTTAAGATAATAagatgaaaagagaaaatataattattaatgagagttaatatatatttatattatgagTAGAATTATATGAGAGATAATTTACAATTTATCTTACTTGTCTTAATACGGAAACTATagattaattagtaaaaaaattattattattattatatatattttatataaatttaattaataatagttttaaattattatttatttattatatatataatcttttatctATATACCTTATCAAGAAAAATCAAGAATTTAATTTTGTCAAACgtatatctatatatctttatatttatatctgtatctatatatatatatatatatatttatagatatatattaaatatttgactaaaatactttattttatttttatttacttttaatgtAGATTCTATATATCATTtatctcctctcctctcctctcctctcctctcctctcctctcctctgcTCTCCCCTCCTCAATTCCCAAAAATTTGGTTGCTAAAAGAATGTACAATAGAGATGTATCAAACTCGAACTTGGTACGTTTTGTTTaacttcatattattttttatacaaatttcaTAAATGGATCAACAACCATATAAGTATGAGATAtgaatctaattaattgttggAGAATTGATATAAGCAAGTTGTGTaagaagatttttcaaaaaaatctcaaacatttatCCATTTGTTTTGGTGAAGTGGCTTGGGAAACATATTGTTCCTTGATAATATCTCCATTGATCACTTGTATGATGTCCTAGCTAGTTatatcttttaagttttttttttttaaattgatttggtTGACTATGAATATGCGCAGACTTGTTTATTCTTAATCATTACTcatcaatattataattattataagaacGTTATATAGAACAAGACACATGAAAAATTCAGTTCAAATGTTTAGAGTTATCATTATCATTGAAGAGGAAAGATATAACAAGAAATTAGATCCCAAATGCAAAATTAGTTCTCCATAGCACTAAGTAAGTTGTCTTTTGTTTATAGTTTCTAAATTTCTCTCAACTTTCAGAGCCCGACAGTCATGGGATCGTTAACATCAGAACCACCTTTAGAAGAGAAATACGAGGATCTCTTTCGTAAGTATTCGAATAGTGATACTGTTGAACACGGAGAAGGAACCTTTAATACCGAGGGAGTGGAGGAAATGGAATTGCCACTTATAGACCTCGGGCGTTTGAGCTTGGGAGGAAAGGAGGAACAAGAATGCAAAAGAGAAATTGCTTTGGCTTCACAAGAATGGGGATTCTTTCAAGTAGTGAACCATGGAATTTCTCGAGAAGTTTTGGAGAGAATGAAGAGCGAAGAAGTGAAGCTTTTTCGAAGGCCGTTTATGGAGAAAGTAAATGATGCATGCATGGATTTTCCGGTGGGAAGTTACCGGTGGGGATCGCCGAATGCCACCTCTCTGAGTCAGCTTTCTTGGTCGGAAGCTTTTCATGTGCCTATGTCTAACATATCTTGCTTAACCGGTCGGGACAATCCCAGGTAAACACTaagttacttttttttctttcctttttacCTATTAATTATATTGGTATTTTCGTATATTTCTTATCAAACCGCATGCTCtgttaagaaaattaattaatgaattcactaaaaataaaaatcatggaaatcatttttatgctaagattttatttttggtacgtccaatcttataataaatgtaattttgcgggcaaagaaaaaaatgatacgATGATTAATATCGACATAAATGGAAATgcaattaaatgataaataatgatTAATCGTCATCACTTTCAATCAATCTtttctcactttttttttcatttgagaaGAAGAAATATCTTCTCATTCTCATGAACCTAAAGagcctgtttttttttttttaaaatcatttatctGGGTtggtattatttgaataacttggatagagagaaaaataatgagaggtgtgattaattttattttatttttttaataaattaacttaaaatgtattaaaatatataaataaaataaaaaataataatttaagatataagatgtttttattattttagttaatgaattgagtgatagaatgaatgagaaaattaatgaaataatgtttagtTAGCTAGAGACATAAAGTTGAcactcattattaaataatcctTCTTTCCTAGGACTTGTTTGGTCGTAggattattttaagaattttagtaaaaaatgagttattttgagatttatttaagttttttttaatcatttatatctCAATATTTAAGtatcaattcatttatttattaaaatattaaaattatcttttatttaattatttaaaattaatttattcaaaagagaaaaaaaataatttatgggTAATTTGGTCAAGAAACCccaaaaactagtttttttttttaattttcatcaaaccTAAAAATAATCCTTTCATTAAACAAGATCTATATTGGTTATGCCACGTGGCCTACCAAAGCTGGAATCATTCACTAATTTGATGCCACGTGGTCATGCCCTAATTTGTACTTGGAGTACGTAAAATTACAGGTTTTGCATGCATGATGCATGGCCACTTTCTTCTTCATAAGTagcaatttttatttatttatttaagaataaatatatttaaatatctaaCAACATTGTCAATTTATAAGTCTAATACTTCAAttgatttgttatttatttaaatgaaatttgtACTAATATTAAGAGTATTCACTTCTCAGCTTGACAACAGAGGAATTTGCAACAAAGATATCGGACTTGGCACAAAAACTAGGAGAAATTCTTGCTGAGAAGTTAGGTCAAGATCCCTTGTACTTTAAAAAACATTGTTTGCCTAGCACATGTATCCTTCGATTAAACAGATACCCACCATGTGCGATTTCCAAGATTATCGGACTGATGCCACACACCGACAGCGATTTCCTCACAATACTTCACCAAGACAACATTGGAGGCCTACAATTGGTTAAAGACGGGAGATGGATTGCAGTCAAGCCCAATGAGGATGCTCTTATTATCAATATCGGAGACTTACTTCAAGTAAACATAAGCCTAAACTTATTGTCAAAATATTAAGCCCATTGTCGTTTCAATAAATCTAAACGAATCCAATTTTGTAGGCGTGGAGCAACGACGTTTACAAGAGTGTGAAACATAGGGTTTTGGCGAACCGACACAAGGAGAGGTTCTCGATGGCGTACTTTTTCACCCCATCAAAGGATTCAATAATACAAAGTTGTGGTGAGCCTCAAGTCTATAGAAGTTTTAGCTTTGGAGAGTACCTACAACAAATTAAGGATGATGTGAAAAAGCAGGGAAACAAAATTGGGCTTCCTAGGTTTATTCTATGAAAATGTCCCTGCCCAAACCAGACCATATAAATGCTTCTCTATATTTTGcagtcttttaaaaatattattgtgatTTGAAATGCTTCGGTTTGCTTTTTTccggatttggatttggatttatgctattttttttttatttaaacaaaaattatactttttataatattcattg
This is a stretch of genomic DNA from Impatiens glandulifera chromosome 4, dImpGla2.1, whole genome shotgun sequence. It encodes these proteins:
- the LOC124933840 gene encoding gibberellin 2-beta-dioxygenase 8-like, with the protein product MPRGLPKLESFTNLMPRGHALICTWSTLTTEEFATKISDLAQKLGEILAEKLGQDPLYPPCAISKIIGLMPHTDSDFLTILHQDNIGGLQLVKDGRWIAVKPNEDALIINIGDLLQAWSNDVYKSVKHRVLANRHKERFSMAYFFTPSKDSIIQSCGEPQVYRSFSFGEYLQQIKDDVKKQGNKIGLPRFIL
- the LOC124936531 gene encoding gibberellin 2-beta-dioxygenase 8-like, which encodes MGSLTSEPPLEEKYEDLFRKYSNSDTVEHGEGTFNTEGVEEMELPLIDLGRLSLGGKEEQECKREIALASQEWGFFQVVNHGISREVLERMKSEEVKLFRRPFMEKVNDACMDFPVGSYRWGSPNATSLSQLSWSEAFHVPMSNISCLTGRDNPR